A part of Aminivibrio pyruvatiphilus genomic DNA contains:
- a CDS encoding LysE family translocator, translated as MTVPGDVLLFFRGAILGFSIAAPVGPIGILCIRRTLEGGFRSGFLSGLGAATADGLYGLAAALGLAALSSFLLEWNGPLRTGGGLFLLYLGLRSLLDRSAPPAEGQHARSAPGKGDYFSTFFLTLTNPMTILSFSAIFTGLGPVLSPWVLVAGVFSGSASWWLILCGTADRLGTMISPAALLWIRRGSGILLASFGLSVLLF; from the coding sequence ATGACTGTTCCCGGCGACGTCCTGCTGTTCTTCCGGGGGGCCATACTGGGCTTTTCCATCGCGGCTCCCGTGGGCCCCATCGGCATCCTCTGCATCCGGCGCACCCTCGAGGGGGGCTTCCGCTCCGGTTTTCTTTCGGGTCTGGGCGCGGCGACCGCCGACGGTCTCTATGGCCTGGCCGCGGCTCTCGGGCTTGCCGCCCTGTCGTCCTTTCTCCTGGAATGGAACGGGCCTCTCCGTACCGGAGGGGGGCTTTTCCTGCTGTATCTCGGCCTTCGGAGTCTCCTGGACCGCTCCGCTCCTCCCGCGGAAGGGCAGCATGCCCGGAGCGCCCCGGGAAAAGGCGACTATTTTTCCACCTTTTTCCTCACCCTCACAAATCCCATGACCATCCTGAGCTTCTCGGCCATCTTCACCGGCCTTGGGCCGGTCCTGTCCCCCTGGGTGCTCGTGGCCGGGGTGTTCTCCGGCTCGGCCTCCTGGTGGCTCATCCTCTGCGGAACCGCCGACAGGCTGGGGACCATGATATCCCCGGCAGCTCTGCTGTGGATCCGCAGGGGATCCGGCATTCTTCTCGCTTCCTTCGGCCTGTCCGTTCTCCTTTTCTGA